A portion of the Carcharodon carcharias isolate sCarCar2 chromosome 18, sCarCar2.pri, whole genome shotgun sequence genome contains these proteins:
- the tsc22d1 gene encoding TSC22 domain family protein 1 isoform X2, with product MNAEYYKSLAMELGVYQLRNFSISFLSSLLGTENASVKLDSSSSGASVVAIDNKIEQAMDLVKSHLMYAVREEVEVLKEQIKELVERNSQLEQENNLLKTLASPEQLAQFQAQLQTTGCSPPVSQSGQSTLSTPPNGGSSA from the exons ATGAATGCTGAATATTATAAGTCACTGGCGATGGAGCTTGGGGTTTACCAGCTGAGAAATTTCTCGATTTCATTCCTCTCCTCTTTGCTTGGAACAGAAAACGCCTCCGTAAAATTAGACAGTAG TTCTTCTGGTGCCAGTGTGGTAGCCATAGACAACAAAATCGAGCAAGCCATG GATCTGGTGAAGAGTCACTTGATgtatgcagtgagggaggaggtggaggtccTTAAGGAACAGATCAAAGAACTGGTAGAGAGAAACTCCCAGTTGGAACAGGAAAACAACCTGCTGAAGACTCTGGCTAGCCCTGAGCAGTTAGCACAGTTTCAGGCACAGCTCCAGACAACTGGCTGTTCCCCGCCAGTGTCTCAATCAGGACAATCCACTCTATCCACGCCACCAAATGGGGGATCATCAGCTTAA